In Aspergillus oryzae RIB40 DNA, chromosome 6, one genomic interval encodes:
- a CDS encoding FKBP-type peptidyl-prolyl cis-trans isomerase (FKBP-type peptidyl-prolyl cis-trans isomerase), which translates to MGVERKIITRGSGPSPASGDKVSIHYTGWIYDPKKANKGFQGKQFDSSRSPGRGPLVVNIGQGKVIKGWDEGVMQMSLGEKSTLTITPDYGYGDKAAGKIPANSTLIFEVELLKIN; encoded by the exons ATGGGTGTCGAGAGGAAGATCATTACCCGCGGTAGCGGCCCCTCTCCTGCCTCAGGCGACAAGGTCTCCATCCACTACACCGGCTGGATCTACGACCCTAAGAAGGCCAACAAGGGCTTCCAGGGCAAGCA GTTTGATAGTTCTAGATCGCCGGGGCGGGGTCCATTGGTTGTGAATATTGGTCAGGGGAAGGTTATCAAGG GTTGGGATGAGGGTGTCATGCAGATGAGCCTCGGCGAGAAGTCTACCCTGACTATTACCCC GGACTATGGCTATGGTGACAA GGCCGCTGGCAAGATCCCTGCAAACTCTACTCTGATCTT CGAGGTTGAGCTTCTTAAGA
- a CDS encoding cell wall mannoprotein 1 family protein (predicted protein), whose amino-acid sequence MKFSVLSILTLGLTAGALAAPANMERDLPTITGVLSGIGPKVDALDSAIQAYTGGDVTKVQQASDSLVDAINAGTTKVSGTSNLSGGDALGLPGPVNDLKQKITTAVTHLSSKKSQIVQAGKGAQTYNDLIQQKTAAKKLSDTIVSKVPENLQNLASGIAGGISDAIEKGVQDFQDQAGKAGKRDVEGAEAVAAIEV is encoded by the coding sequence ATGAAGTTTTCCGTCCTCTCTATCCTAACCCTCGGCCTCACCGCCGGTGCCCTCGCCGCCCCTGCCAACATGGAGCGCGATCTCCCCACCATCACCGGCGTCCTATCTGGCATCGGCCCCAAAGTCGACGCCCTCGACTCAGCCATCCAGGCGTACACAGGCGGCGACGTGACCAAGGTCCAACAAGCCTCCGACAGCCTTGTCGATGCTATCAACGCCGGCACCACCAAGGTTAGCGGCACCTCTAACCTCAGCGGTGGCGATGCTCTCGGTCTTCCGGGCCCCGTGAACGACctcaagcagaagatcaCCACGGCCGTTACCCATCTATCGAGCAAAAAGTCCCAGATTGTTCAGGCCGGCAAGGGCGCCCAGACCTACAATGACCTGATCCAGCAGAAGACAgctgccaagaagctgtCGGATACGATTGTCTCCAAGGTTCCTGAGAATTTGCAGAACCTTGCCTCCGGCATTGCGGGCGGTATCTCTGATGCTATTGAGAAGGGGGTTCAGGATTTCCAGGACCAGGCTGGGAAGGCTGGAAAACGTGATGTTGAGGGCGCTGAGGCTGTTGCTGCTATTGAGGTCTAA